A section of the Delphinus delphis chromosome 1, mDelDel1.2, whole genome shotgun sequence genome encodes:
- the ZBTB17 gene encoding zinc finger and BTB domain-containing protein 17 isoform X2, producing the protein MYTAKLSLSSENVDDVLAVASFLQMQDIITACHALKSLAEPAASPGESMESSALEVGDKRAKEEKTAATTLSELDLARSSPPAGLGREPKEERGGQAESAASGAEQTEKADAPREPVELKPDPTSGMAAAEAEAALSESSEQEMEVEPARKGEEREEEGAVPAVVKEEGPPLEKGEAPEESEESASTDSGQELGTEARGLRSGTYGDRTESKAYGSVIHKCEDCGKEFTHTGNFKRHIRIHTGEKPFSCRECSKAFSDPAACKAHEKTHSPLKPYGCEECGKSYRLISLLNLHKKRHSGEARYRCEDCGKLFTTSGNLKRHQLVHSGEKPYQCDYCGRSFSDPTSKMRHLETHDTDKEHKCPHCDKKFNQVGNLKAHLKIHIADGPLKCRECGKQFTTSGNLKRHLRIHSGEKPYVCVHCQRQFADPGALQRHVRIHTGEKPCQCVMCGKAFTQASSLIAHVRQHTGEKPYVCERCGKRFVQSSQLANHIRHHDNIRPHKCSVCSKAFVNVGDLSKHIIIHTGEKPYLCDKCGRGFNRVDNLRSHVKTVHQGKAGIKILEPEEGGEVSVVTVDDMVTLATEALAATAVTQLTVVPVGAAVTADETEVLKAEISKAVKQVQEEDPNTHILYACDSCGDKFLDANSLAQHVRIHTAQALVMFQTDADFYQQYGPGSTWPAGQVLQAGELVFRPRDGADGQPALAETPPTAPECPPSAE; encoded by the exons ATGTATACGGCCaagctgagcctgagctctgagaACGTGGACGATGTGCTGGCTGTGGCCAGCTTCCTGCAGATGCAGGACATCATCACGGCCTGCCATGCCCTCAAGTCACTGGCTGAGCCGGCTGCCAGCCCTGGGGAGAGTATGGAGTCCTCGGCCTTGGAAG TGGGGGACAAGAGGGCCAAAGAAGAGAAGACGGCTGCCACTACACTGAGCGAGCTGGACCTGGCCAGAAGCAGTCCACCCGCGGGCCTGGGCAGGGAGCCCAAAGAGGAGCGAGGCGGCCAGGCCGAGAGCGCGGCCAGCG GTGCAGAGCAGACGGAGAAGGCCGATGCCCCCCGGGAGCCTGTGGAGCTCAAGCCGGACCCCACGAGTGGCATGGCTGCTGCTGAGGCCGAGGCTGCCTTGTCGGAGAGCTCAGAGCAAG AAATGGAGGTGGAGCCAGCCAGGAAGGGAGAAGAACGAGAGGAGGAGGGCGCCGTGCCCGCGGTGGTCAAGGAGGAGGGGCCGCCGCTGGAAAAGGGCGAGGCCCCCGAGGAGAGCGAGGAGTCGGCCAGCACGGACTCGGGCCAGGAGCTCGGCACGGAGGCGCGGGGCCTGCGCTCGGGCACCTACGGCGACCGCACGGAGTCCAAGGCGTACGGCTCCGTCATCCACAAGTGCGAG GACTGTGGGAAGGAGTTCACGCACACGGGCAACTTCAAGCGGCACATCCGCATCCACACGGGCGAGAAGCCCTTCTCGTGCCGGGAGTGTAGCAAGGCCTTCTCCGACCCGGCCGCCTGCAAGGCCCACGAGAAGACCCACAG CCCGCTGAAGCCATACGGCTGCGAGGAGTGCGGCAAGAGCTACCGGCTCATCAGCCTGCTGAACCTGCACAAGAAGCGGCACTCGGGCGAGGCGCGCTACCGCTGCGAGGACTGTGGCAAGCTCTTCACCACGTCGGGCAACCTCAAGCGGCACCAGCTGGTGCACAGCGGCGAGAAGCCCTACCAGTGCGACTACTGCGGCCGCTCTTTCTCCGACCCCACGTCCAAGATGCGCCACCTGGAGACGCACGACACCGACAAGGAGCACAAGTGCCCTCACTGCGACAAGAAGTTCAACCAG GTGGGGAACCTGAAGGCCCACCTGAAGATCCACATCGCCGACGGGCCCCTCAAGTGCCGGGAGTGTGGGAAGCAGTTCACCACCTCAG GGAACCTGAAGCGGCACCTTCGGATTCACAGTGGTGAGAAGCCCTACGTGTGCGTCCACTGCCAGCGGCAGTTCGCTGACCCCGGCGCCCTGCAGCGGCACGTCCGCATCCACACGG GTGAGAAGCCATGCCAGTGCGTGATGTGCGGCAAAGCCTTCACCCAGGCCAGCTCCCTCATCGCCCACGTGCGCCAGCACACCGGGGAGAAGCCTTACGTCTGCGAGCGTTGCGGAAAGAG ATTTGTCCAGTCTAGCCAGCTGGCCAATCACATCCGCCACCATGACAACATCCGTCCTCACAAGTGCAGCGTGTGCAGCAAGGCCTTTGTGAACGTGGGGGACCTGTCCAAGCATATCATTATCCACACTG GAGAGAAGCCTTACCTGTGTGACAAGTGCGGTCGCGGCTTCAACCGGGTGGACAACCTTCGTTCCCATGTGAAGACTGTGCACCAGGGCAAGGCAGGCATCAAAATCCTGGAGCCGGAGGAGGGCGGTGAGGTCAGCGTGGTCACCGTCGATGACATGGTCACGCTGGCCACTGAGGCACTGGCGGCAACGGCCGTCACTCAGCTCACAG TGGTGCCAGTGGGGGCGGCGGTGACCGCAGATGAGACAGAAGTACTTAAAGCCGAGATCAGCAAAGCTGTGAAGCAAGTGCAGGAAGAAG ATCCCAACACTCACATCCTCTACGCCTGTGACTCCTGTGGAGATAAGTTCCTGGATGCCAACAGCCTGGCCCAGCACGTGCGGATCCACACGGCCCAGGCACTGGTCATGTTCCAGACGGATGCGGACTTCTACCAGCAGTACGGGCCAGGCAGCACGTGGCCGGCCGGGCAGGTGCTGCAGGCTGGGGAGCTAGTCTTCCGCCCTCGGGATGGGGCTGACGGGCAGCCGGCCCTGGCAGAGACACCTCCCACAGCCCCTGAATGTCCACCATCTGCTGAGTGA
- the ZBTB17 gene encoding zinc finger and BTB domain-containing protein 17 isoform X1 has translation MDFPQHSQHVLEQLNQQRQLGLLCDCTFVVDGVDFKAHKAVLAACSEYFKMLFVDQKDVVHLDISNAAGLGQVLEFMYTAKLSLSSENVDDVLAVASFLQMQDIITACHALKSLAEPAASPGESMESSALEVGDKRAKEEKTAATTLSELDLARSSPPAGLGREPKEERGGQAESAASGAEQTEKADAPREPVELKPDPTSGMAAAEAEAALSESSEQEMEVEPARKGEEREEEGAVPAVVKEEGPPLEKGEAPEESEESASTDSGQELGTEARGLRSGTYGDRTESKAYGSVIHKCEDCGKEFTHTGNFKRHIRIHTGEKPFSCRECSKAFSDPAACKAHEKTHSPLKPYGCEECGKSYRLISLLNLHKKRHSGEARYRCEDCGKLFTTSGNLKRHQLVHSGEKPYQCDYCGRSFSDPTSKMRHLETHDTDKEHKCPHCDKKFNQVGNLKAHLKIHIADGPLKCRECGKQFTTSGNLKRHLRIHSGEKPYVCVHCQRQFADPGALQRHVRIHTGEKPCQCVMCGKAFTQASSLIAHVRQHTGEKPYVCERCGKRFVQSSQLANHIRHHDNIRPHKCSVCSKAFVNVGDLSKHIIIHTGEKPYLCDKCGRGFNRVDNLRSHVKTVHQGKAGIKILEPEEGGEVSVVTVDDMVTLATEALAATAVTQLTVVPVGAAVTADETEVLKAEISKAVKQVQEEDPNTHILYACDSCGDKFLDANSLAQHVRIHTAQALVMFQTDADFYQQYGPGSTWPAGQVLQAGELVFRPRDGADGQPALAETPPTAPECPPSAE, from the exons ATGGATTTTCCCCAGCACAGCCAGCATGTCTTGGAGCAGCTGAACCAGCAGCGGCAACTGGGGCTTTTGTGTGACTGCACTTTTGTGGTGGATGGTGTTGACTTTAAGGCTCATAAAGCAGTGCTGGCGGCCTGCAGCGAGTACTTCAAGATGCTCTTCGTGGACCAGAAGGATGTGGTGCACCTGGACATCAGTAACGCGGCAG GCCTGGGGCAGGTGCTGGAGTTTATGTATACGGCCaagctgagcctgagctctgagaACGTGGACGATGTGCTGGCTGTGGCCAGCTTCCTGCAGATGCAGGACATCATCACGGCCTGCCATGCCCTCAAGTCACTGGCTGAGCCGGCTGCCAGCCCTGGGGAGAGTATGGAGTCCTCGGCCTTGGAAG TGGGGGACAAGAGGGCCAAAGAAGAGAAGACGGCTGCCACTACACTGAGCGAGCTGGACCTGGCCAGAAGCAGTCCACCCGCGGGCCTGGGCAGGGAGCCCAAAGAGGAGCGAGGCGGCCAGGCCGAGAGCGCGGCCAGCG GTGCAGAGCAGACGGAGAAGGCCGATGCCCCCCGGGAGCCTGTGGAGCTCAAGCCGGACCCCACGAGTGGCATGGCTGCTGCTGAGGCCGAGGCTGCCTTGTCGGAGAGCTCAGAGCAAG AAATGGAGGTGGAGCCAGCCAGGAAGGGAGAAGAACGAGAGGAGGAGGGCGCCGTGCCCGCGGTGGTCAAGGAGGAGGGGCCGCCGCTGGAAAAGGGCGAGGCCCCCGAGGAGAGCGAGGAGTCGGCCAGCACGGACTCGGGCCAGGAGCTCGGCACGGAGGCGCGGGGCCTGCGCTCGGGCACCTACGGCGACCGCACGGAGTCCAAGGCGTACGGCTCCGTCATCCACAAGTGCGAG GACTGTGGGAAGGAGTTCACGCACACGGGCAACTTCAAGCGGCACATCCGCATCCACACGGGCGAGAAGCCCTTCTCGTGCCGGGAGTGTAGCAAGGCCTTCTCCGACCCGGCCGCCTGCAAGGCCCACGAGAAGACCCACAG CCCGCTGAAGCCATACGGCTGCGAGGAGTGCGGCAAGAGCTACCGGCTCATCAGCCTGCTGAACCTGCACAAGAAGCGGCACTCGGGCGAGGCGCGCTACCGCTGCGAGGACTGTGGCAAGCTCTTCACCACGTCGGGCAACCTCAAGCGGCACCAGCTGGTGCACAGCGGCGAGAAGCCCTACCAGTGCGACTACTGCGGCCGCTCTTTCTCCGACCCCACGTCCAAGATGCGCCACCTGGAGACGCACGACACCGACAAGGAGCACAAGTGCCCTCACTGCGACAAGAAGTTCAACCAG GTGGGGAACCTGAAGGCCCACCTGAAGATCCACATCGCCGACGGGCCCCTCAAGTGCCGGGAGTGTGGGAAGCAGTTCACCACCTCAG GGAACCTGAAGCGGCACCTTCGGATTCACAGTGGTGAGAAGCCCTACGTGTGCGTCCACTGCCAGCGGCAGTTCGCTGACCCCGGCGCCCTGCAGCGGCACGTCCGCATCCACACGG GTGAGAAGCCATGCCAGTGCGTGATGTGCGGCAAAGCCTTCACCCAGGCCAGCTCCCTCATCGCCCACGTGCGCCAGCACACCGGGGAGAAGCCTTACGTCTGCGAGCGTTGCGGAAAGAG ATTTGTCCAGTCTAGCCAGCTGGCCAATCACATCCGCCACCATGACAACATCCGTCCTCACAAGTGCAGCGTGTGCAGCAAGGCCTTTGTGAACGTGGGGGACCTGTCCAAGCATATCATTATCCACACTG GAGAGAAGCCTTACCTGTGTGACAAGTGCGGTCGCGGCTTCAACCGGGTGGACAACCTTCGTTCCCATGTGAAGACTGTGCACCAGGGCAAGGCAGGCATCAAAATCCTGGAGCCGGAGGAGGGCGGTGAGGTCAGCGTGGTCACCGTCGATGACATGGTCACGCTGGCCACTGAGGCACTGGCGGCAACGGCCGTCACTCAGCTCACAG TGGTGCCAGTGGGGGCGGCGGTGACCGCAGATGAGACAGAAGTACTTAAAGCCGAGATCAGCAAAGCTGTGAAGCAAGTGCAGGAAGAAG ATCCCAACACTCACATCCTCTACGCCTGTGACTCCTGTGGAGATAAGTTCCTGGATGCCAACAGCCTGGCCCAGCACGTGCGGATCCACACGGCCCAGGCACTGGTCATGTTCCAGACGGATGCGGACTTCTACCAGCAGTACGGGCCAGGCAGCACGTGGCCGGCCGGGCAGGTGCTGCAGGCTGGGGAGCTAGTCTTCCGCCCTCGGGATGGGGCTGACGGGCAGCCGGCCCTGGCAGAGACACCTCCCACAGCCCCTGAATGTCCACCATCTGCTGAGTGA